In Gammaproteobacteria bacterium, a single genomic region encodes these proteins:
- a CDS encoding YciI family protein, producing the protein MIYALLCEDRENSLEARRLHRPAHLERLVQLKDQGRLVLAGPHPAIDSADPGAAGFTGSLIVAEFPSLEDARKWADAEPFLKNGVYKSITVKPLIKVLP; encoded by the coding sequence ATGATCTACGCCCTCCTGTGCGAGGACAGGGAAAACAGTCTGGAGGCGCGCCGGCTGCACCGGCCCGCCCATCTCGAGCGGCTGGTCCAGCTCAAGGACCAGGGCAGACTGGTCCTCGCGGGCCCGCACCCCGCCATAGACAGCGCGGATCCCGGCGCCGCGGGCTTCACCGGCAGCCTGATCGTGGCGGAATTCCCGTCGCTGGAGGATGCCCGTAAATGGGCGGATGCCGAACCCTTTCTGAAAAACGGTGTCTATAAATCAATCACAGTCAAACCCTTGATAAAAGTGCTCCCGTAG
- a CDS encoding ABC transporter permease: MWMLLACAGLVLPLRPDEVDLARILAAPGDGSWLGYDDLGRPLWDRVAVGARYSFFVAFFVVLVSAGAGTLIGTASAYLGGWVDHVTTRIIDVFLAFPGILLAIALAGVLGAGIGNVVIALAVVGWVGFARLARAQVLSLKDREHVQAAVALGAGRLRIVLRHLLPLITAPLIIEATFGVAGVVIAEAGLSFLGLGIQPPTPSWGSMIRDSSRYMLVSPHMVLVPGIALMLVVLAVNMLGDHLRDRLDVRLVGRTRT, translated from the coding sequence ATGTGGATGCTGCTCGCCTGCGCCGGCCTGGTCCTTCCGCTGCGGCCGGACGAGGTCGACCTCGCACGCATCCTGGCAGCGCCGGGGGACGGCTCCTGGCTAGGTTACGACGACCTCGGGCGTCCATTGTGGGACCGCGTCGCGGTGGGCGCGCGCTATTCCTTCTTCGTCGCCTTCTTCGTGGTGCTGGTCTCGGCCGGCGCGGGCACCCTGATCGGCACCGCCAGCGCCTATCTGGGCGGCTGGGTCGACCACGTGACGACGCGCATCATCGATGTCTTCCTTGCCTTCCCCGGCATCCTGCTCGCGATCGCGCTCGCCGGCGTGCTCGGGGCGGGGATCGGCAATGTGGTGATCGCGCTCGCCGTCGTCGGCTGGGTGGGCTTCGCGCGGCTGGCGCGTGCCCAGGTGCTGTCGTTGAAGGATCGCGAACACGTGCAGGCGGCGGTGGCGCTCGGCGCGGGGCGCCTGCGCATCGTGCTGCGCCATCTGCTGCCGCTGATCACCGCGCCGCTGATCATCGAGGCCACCTTCGGCGTCGCTGGCGTGGTCATCGCCGAGGCCGGCCTGTCTTTCCTCGGGCTCGGCATCCAGCCGCCGACGCCGTCGTGGGGCAGTATGATCCGCGACAGCAGCCGCTACATGCTGGTGTCGCCGCACATGGTGCTGGTGCCGGGCATCGCGTTGATGCTGGTGGTGCTGGCGGTCAACATGCTGGGCGACCATCTGCGCGACCGCCTGGACGTGCGCCTTGTCGGGCGAACCCGGACGTGA
- a CDS encoding c-type cytochrome: MMITLRAYAIAGAALCVLLAAPAVRAFEPFSPLPATPPIPADNPQTPEKIALGRQLFFDARLSVDGSVSCNSCHDLQRGGADGLKLSAGARGRVATRNTPTLWNVAFQTAYFWDGRAASLEDAIAEHILDAAIMGQPGEADALASLRRVALYRERYRAAFSGWRPLTYRNTVAALAAFVRTLATPRGPFDRYLAGDTATLPEAALRGKHLFVEKGCAACHFWVNLSGPLPGLEIPMGEGFYELFPTYRGSRYDAEYGLLGSDMGRFHVDGRVEHQYLWRVPTLRNVALTAPYFHNGSVDTLEEAVRVMAVTQFNVGVTDDEVRDIVGFLRTLTGEFPPEESATAP, from the coding sequence ATGATGATCACACTACGAGCCTATGCCATCGCGGGCGCGGCCTTATGCGTCCTGCTGGCGGCGCCGGCGGTGCGGGCATTCGAGCCGTTCAGCCCCTTGCCCGCGACACCGCCGATTCCGGCGGACAACCCGCAGACGCCGGAGAAGATCGCGCTGGGGCGGCAATTGTTCTTCGATGCGCGGCTGTCAGTCGACGGCAGCGTATCCTGCAACTCCTGCCACGACCTGCAGCGGGGCGGCGCAGACGGACTGAAACTGTCGGCCGGTGCGCGCGGCAGGGTTGCGACGCGCAATACGCCGACCCTGTGGAATGTTGCCTTCCAGACCGCCTACTTCTGGGACGGGCGCGCGGCGAGCCTGGAGGATGCGATCGCGGAACATATCCTCGACGCCGCGATCATGGGACAGCCCGGCGAGGCGGACGCGCTCGCCTCACTGCGCCGGGTCGCGCTGTACCGGGAGCGCTACCGCGCGGCATTCTCCGGCTGGCGTCCGCTGACGTACCGCAATACCGTGGCCGCGCTCGCAGCCTTCGTGCGCACGCTGGCGACACCGCGCGGACCCTTCGACCGCTACCTGGCGGGCGACACCGCCACACTGCCGGAAGCGGCCCTGCGCGGGAAGCATCTGTTCGTGGAGAAGGGTTGCGCGGCGTGTCACTTCTGGGTGAACTTGTCCGGACCCCTGCCCGGGCTCGAGATCCCGATGGGGGAGGGATTCTACGAATTGTTCCCGACCTACAGGGGCAGCCGCTATGACGCCGAGTACGGGCTGCTCGGCTCCGACATGGGCCGTTTCCACGTCGACGGCCGCGTGGAACACCAATACCTGTGGCGGGTGCCGACGCTGCGCAACGTTGCGTTGACCGCGCCCTATTTTCACAACGGCTCGGTCGACACCCTGGAGGAGGCTGTGCGGGTCATGGCCGTGACGCAGTTCAATGTCGGGGTCACCGACGACGAGGTGCGTGATATCGTCGGTTTCCTGCGCACGCTCACCGGGGAATTTCCCCCGGAGGAATCTGCGACCGCGCCCTGA
- the nagZ gene encoding beta-N-acetylhexosaminidase produces MSLGPIMMGLAGRELSAEELELLRQPQVGGVILFSRNYESPAQIAALTAEIHARRDPPLLIAVDQEGGRVQRFRAGFTPLPAVARLGELHDVDPARARQYAEATGWLMAAELRSVGVDLSFAPVLDLARGVSQVIGDRAFHRDATVVAELAHSYVRGMRRAGMVATGKHFPGHGSVAQDSHLELPVDPRPYRELESGDLLAFRRMVGHGIEALMTAHVVYRDIDPAPATFSRFWLQEVLRRRCGFQGVIFSDDLHMGGAEAIGDMPARARAALDAGCDMLLVCHGTEPVARLVEALAQWNNPVSQLRLVRMHGRGTGGYEELRRSPQWREAVRIVGSYDEPHTLELM; encoded by the coding sequence TTGTCACTGGGACCGATCATGATGGGCCTGGCCGGACGCGAGCTGAGCGCCGAGGAGCTCGAACTGCTGCGGCAGCCGCAGGTGGGCGGGGTCATCCTGTTCAGCCGCAACTACGAATCCCCGGCCCAGATCGCCGCGCTCACGGCCGAGATCCATGCCCGGCGCGATCCGCCGCTGCTGATCGCCGTGGACCAGGAGGGCGGCCGCGTGCAGCGGTTCCGCGCGGGATTCACCCCGCTGCCGGCCGTGGCCCGTCTCGGCGAGCTGCACGATGTCGACCCTGCGCGGGCGCGCCAGTATGCGGAGGCGACCGGCTGGCTCATGGCGGCCGAGCTGCGCAGTGTAGGCGTCGACCTGAGTTTCGCGCCGGTGCTCGATCTCGCCCGCGGGGTGAGCCAGGTGATCGGCGACCGCGCCTTCCATCGTGACGCCACGGTCGTCGCCGAGCTCGCCCACAGCTACGTGCGCGGCATGCGGCGCGCCGGAATGGTGGCGACCGGAAAACATTTTCCGGGCCACGGCTCCGTCGCGCAGGATTCCCACCTCGAGCTACCGGTGGATCCGCGCCCGTACCGGGAGCTGGAGAGCGGGGACCTGCTGGCGTTCCGGCGCATGGTCGGGCACGGGATCGAGGCGCTGATGACTGCTCACGTGGTGTACCGCGACATCGATCCCGCGCCGGCGACCTTCTCGCGCTTCTGGCTGCAGGAGGTGCTGCGCCGCCGTTGCGGCTTCCAGGGCGTGATCTTCAGCGACGATCTCCACATGGGGGGCGCCGAGGCCATCGGCGACATGCCCGCGCGCGCGCGGGCCGCACTCGATGCCGGCTGCGACATGCTGCTGGTATGCCACGGCACCGAACCGGTCGCCCGGCTTGTCGAGGCGCTTGCCCAGTGGAATAATCCGGTGTCGCAGCTGCGGCTGGTGCGCATGCACGGACGCGGCACCGGCGGATACGAGGAACTGCGCCGGAGCCCGCAGTGGCGGGAGGCGGTACGGATCGTGGGATCCTACGATGAGCCCCATACCTTGGAATTGATGTAG
- a CDS encoding PHP domain-containing protein produces the protein MSGCYDLHSHSRCSDGSLSPAELVRHARACGVDVLALTDHDTTAGIAEARQAALECGMGLVPGVEISVTWVQRVIHVLGLGIDADCATLQEGLTRLREVRQARARAIADKLARCGIPGALETAETYAGAGGVGRNHLARFLVEQGCARDMQRAFKRYLGRTGSCYVASEWASLEEAVAWIRAAGGVAVVAHPTRYAMTRSVMRRFLREFTAAGGGGIEVVSSSHNEQQARLMADYAHEFGLCASVGSDFHSTDNGWTVPGRLAALPRDCEPVWTRWPADAITQPVNTRADGARLLVQ, from the coding sequence ATGAGCGGCTGTTACGACCTCCACAGCCATTCCCGCTGCTCCGACGGGTCGCTGTCCCCGGCCGAGCTGGTGCGGCATGCGCGCGCCTGCGGCGTGGATGTACTCGCGCTGACGGATCATGATACCACGGCGGGAATCGCCGAGGCGCGGCAGGCCGCGCTGGAGTGCGGCATGGGCCTCGTCCCGGGAGTCGAGATCTCGGTGACCTGGGTGCAGCGGGTGATCCACGTCCTCGGCCTCGGCATCGACGCGGACTGCGCGACCCTGCAGGAGGGGCTCACCCGCCTGCGCGAGGTGCGGCAGGCGCGCGCGCGGGCCATTGCGGACAAGCTCGCACGCTGCGGGATTCCCGGCGCGCTGGAGACGGCGGAAACGTATGCCGGCGCGGGTGGTGTGGGCAGGAACCATCTGGCCCGCTTCCTGGTCGAACAGGGGTGCGCGCGCGACATGCAGCGCGCCTTCAAGCGCTATCTCGGCCGCACCGGCAGCTGCTATGTCGCGAGCGAGTGGGCGTCGCTCGAGGAGGCGGTGGCCTGGATCCGCGCCGCGGGCGGGGTGGCCGTGGTGGCGCATCCGACGCGTTATGCGATGACGCGCAGCGTGATGCGGCGTTTCCTGCGGGAATTCACCGCGGCCGGAGGTGGAGGGATCGAGGTGGTGTCGAGCAGCCACAATGAGCAGCAGGCGCGCCTGATGGCGGACTATGCGCATGAGTTCGGCCTGTGCGCCTCGGTGGGATCGGATTTCCATTCCACGGACAACGGCTGGACGGTGCCCGGGCGGCTCGCCGCACTGCCGCGGGACTGCGAGCCGGTATGGACGCGCTGGCCCGCCGATGCGATCACGCAGCCGGTGAACACGCGCGCCGACGGTGCGCGGCTTCTGGTGCAATGA
- a CDS encoding septation protein A, producing MKLLFDFFPVLLFFAAYKLTGDDIYIATAVAIAATFIQSAIFWLRHRRLEKMHMITLVLLVVFGGATLLLQDEVYIKWKPTVLNWLFGLVFIGSHFIGERPVIQRLMSQAVTLPQDVWYRLNLVWSLFFIAVGFINLYVVYNFDTETWVNFKLFGIIGLTLVFIIAQSFYIGRYIKHDGGESN from the coding sequence ATGAAACTCCTGTTCGATTTCTTCCCCGTCCTGCTGTTTTTCGCCGCCTACAAACTGACCGGCGACGACATCTACATCGCCACCGCGGTCGCGATCGCGGCCACCTTCATCCAGTCCGCGATCTTCTGGCTGCGGCACCGCAGGCTGGAAAAGATGCACATGATCACGCTCGTCCTGCTGGTGGTGTTCGGCGGGGCGACCCTGCTGTTGCAGGACGAAGTATATATCAAGTGGAAGCCGACCGTGCTCAACTGGCTGTTCGGTCTTGTCTTTATCGGCAGCCATTTCATCGGCGAGCGCCCCGTCATCCAGCGGCTCATGTCCCAGGCCGTCACCCTGCCCCAGGACGTGTGGTACCGCCTGAACCTCGTCTGGTCGCTGTTTTTCATCGCCGTGGGCTTTATCAACCTGTACGTGGTGTATAATTTCGACACCGAAACCTGGGTCAATTTCAAGCTCTTCGGGATCATCGGCCTGACACTGGTATTCATCATCGCGCAGTCGTTCTACATCGGCCGTTACATCAAGCATGACGGCGGGGAAAGCAACTGA
- a CDS encoding peptidylprolyl isomerase, which yields MPMPHHTALLTAAAASLVLALGPALAETESTDATGSRVIAVINGRNVTSADFGTFVSTRIGQNVSPANLNQQQLNILQDEFINRELVYQDAVAKGVDKHPEVVIAIENQRHNIIAGYALRQVVSVPLPDRALQDAYKALASKPVKEYRARHIMVKTESEAGDLIKSLKQGGDFAALAREKSLDPTAQNGGELGWLPVDQIAQPIRDALGALRTGSFSATPVQTQFGWHVLKLEETRILPPPDFEAVKDELSQHLRNENIAKYITSLRQNSKIEIRK from the coding sequence ATGCCTATGCCGCACCATACCGCCCTGCTGACCGCCGCCGCGGCCAGCCTCGTCCTCGCGCTGGGACCGGCGCTCGCCGAGACCGAGTCGACGGACGCTACAGGATCCAGGGTCATCGCCGTCATCAACGGACGCAACGTCACCAGCGCCGATTTCGGCACCTTCGTCAGCACGCGCATCGGCCAGAATGTTTCACCGGCCAACCTGAACCAGCAGCAGCTCAACATCCTGCAGGATGAATTCATCAACCGCGAACTGGTGTATCAGGATGCGGTTGCGAAGGGCGTGGACAAGCACCCGGAAGTCGTCATCGCCATCGAGAACCAGCGCCACAACATCATCGCGGGCTACGCCCTGCGGCAGGTCGTCAGCGTACCGCTGCCGGACAGGGCGCTGCAGGACGCCTACAAGGCCCTGGCCTCGAAGCCGGTGAAGGAATACCGCGCGCGGCACATCATGGTCAAGACGGAGTCGGAAGCCGGTGACCTGATCAAGAGCCTCAAACAGGGGGGCGACTTCGCCGCGCTGGCGCGCGAGAAATCCCTCGATCCCACGGCCCAGAACGGCGGCGAGCTCGGCTGGCTGCCGGTGGACCAGATCGCCCAGCCGATCCGGGACGCGCTCGGGGCGCTGCGGACAGGCAGCTTCAGCGCGACTCCGGTGCAGACCCAGTTCGGCTGGCACGTGCTCAAGCTGGAAGAGACCCGCATCCTGCCGCCGCCCGATTTCGAGGCGGTCAAGGATGAGCTGAGCCAGCATCTCCGCAACGAGAACATCGCGAAATACATCACCTCGCTGCGCCAGAACAGCAAGATCGAAATCAGGAAATAA